One window from the genome of Periophthalmus magnuspinnatus isolate fPerMag1 chromosome 18, fPerMag1.2.pri, whole genome shotgun sequence encodes:
- the si:dkey-46i9.6 gene encoding E3 ubiquitin-protein ligase TRIM39 isoform X2, translating into MASSGNLSEEQVHCSICLDVFTNPVSIPCGHNFCQNCILGYWKTSPLYQCPMCKKAFQKRPDISVNTVLREIAEQFKQIRVKSRDGKVEKEEDEIKTNKTKDRKWTTERRKKEDEVRLLEKDQFLEELKEKQEQRKLREDAKAEEDLPPLIPPIPPPRSPPVSRTQTSEIPTEVSPSPSPPMSSPISESSPAASTSSLAPSWVEEDVLCDVCLGEGRPKAIKSCLVCLTSYCEEHLKSHAARFTKHKLIEPVANMEDRMCPKHERLLELYCKKDQTCVCVLCTETDHRAHYTVPVEREWTDKKALLKRTEMEVQQMIQDRVKKVEEIKHAMELNKASAQKEVEESVQVFSDLVRSIQRTQAELVLVIEEKQRQTEQWAEGLMTHLEQEISELKRRHADLENVARTDHINFLKSFPALSCPPVVRDWSDTRVPTDTCVGMIRRSVSKLESTLNETVHKLIDSEIKKVQKYTVDVTLDPDTANPWLQLSQDRRQVRHLGAWQDLPEHPARFDTVVIVLGRCGFTSGRHYWEVQVGDKDDWYLGVAKSSVNRKGRISVSTAQGYWALAMKKSQGYRASTTPPQLLSLDAKPKRIGVYLDIEEGQVSFYDVKNRTHIFTFKDSFAEKILPFFYLYCCDKASDTMVIGPGPERGQSKS; encoded by the exons ATGGCATCTTCAGGAAACCTTTCAGAAGAGCAAGTCCACTGCTCCATCTGCCTCGACGTCTTCACCAACCCCGTGTCTATACCCTGCGGACACAACTTCTGCCAAAACTGCATTCTGGGATACTGGAAAACCTCTCCTTTGTACCAGTGCCCCATGTGCAAGAAGGCGTTCCAGAAAAGACCGGACATCAGCGTGAACACCGTCCTGAGAGAGATCGCCGAGCAGTTCAAGCAGATCAGGGTGAAGAGCAGAGACGGAAAGGTTGAAAAAGAGGAAGACGAGATCAAAACGAACAAAACGAAAGATAGAAAGTGGACAACGGAGCGACGCAAGAAGGAAGACGAGGTGAGGCTGCTGGAAAAGGATCAGTTTTTGGAGGAGcttaaagaaaaacaagaacaacGTAAACTGAGAGAAGACGCGAAGGCTGAAGAAGACCTGCCTCCTCTGATCCCGCCAATCCCTCCTCCGAGATCTCCTCCCGTCTCCAGAACACAAACTTCCGAAATTCCAACTGAGGTTTCTCCGTCACCATCGCCGCCAATGTCTTCCCCGATCTCTGAAAGTTCACCTGCGGCTTCCACGTCTTCGCTGGCGCCATCTTGGGTCGAAGAAGACGTCCTTTGCGATGTTTGCTTAGGAGAAGGTCGACCCAAAGCCATCAAATCTTGCCTGGTTTGTCTAACTTCTTACTGTGAGGAACATCTGAAGTCCCACGCCGCGAGGTTCACGAAGCATAAGCTAATCGAGCCGGTCGCTAACATGGAGGATCGGATGTGTCCCAAGCACGAGCGGCTGTTGGAGTTGTATTGTAAGAAAGACCAGACGTGCGTTTGTGTTCTCTGCACTGAGACTGACCACAGGGCTCACTACACCGTCCCAGTCGAGCGGGAGTGGACCGACAAGAAG GCGCTGCTGAAAAGGACAGAGATGGAGGTTCAGCAGATGATCCAAGACCGAGTGAAGAAGGTGGAGGAGATAAAGCACGCGATGGAGctcaacaaa GCGAGCGCTcagaaggaggtggaggagagcgTGCAGGTTTTCTCAGACCTGGTCCGGTCCATCCAGAGGACCCAGGCCGAGCTGGTGCTGGTCATCgaggagaagcagagacagacgGAGCAGTGGGCGGAGGGACTCATGACCCACCTGGAGCAGGAGATCTCTGAGCTGAAGAGGAGGCACGCAGACCTGGAGAACGTGGCACGAACTGACCACATCAACTTCTTAAAG AGTTTCCCGGCTCTGAGCTGCCCCCCTGTGGTCAGAGACTGGTCCGACACTCGCGTCCCCACTGACACCTGTGTGGGGATGATCCGCAGGTCTGTGTCGAAACTGGAGTCGACTCTCAACGAAACCGTCCACAAACTCATCGACAGCG agaTCAAAAAGGTTCAGAAGTACACAG TGGATGTGACTCTGGACCCGGACACGGCTAACCCCTGGCTGCAGCTGTCCCAGGACCGGCGACAGGTGCGGCATTTGGGGGCTTGGCAGGACCTCCCCGAGCACCCCGCCCGCTTCGACACCGTGGTCATCGTCCTCGGCAGGTGCGGCTTCACTTCGGGACGCCATTACTGGGAGGTCCAGGTCGGAGACAAGGACGACTGGTACCTGGGCGTGGCTAAGTCTTCGGTCAACCGCAAAGGCAGGATTTCGGTCAGCACGGCGCAAGGATACTGGGCCCTGGCGATGAAAAAGAGCCAAGGTTACCGCGCGTCCACGACTCCGCCTCAGCTGCTCAGCCTGGACGCCAAACCCAAGCGGATCGGCGTGTACCTGGACATCGAAGAGGGGCAGGTTTCGTTTTAcgacgtgaaaaacagaacgcACATTTTCACGTTCAAAGACTCGTTCGCAGAGAAGATCTTACCGTTTTTTTACCTGTATTGTTGCGATAAAGCGTCGGATACGATGGTGATCGGGCCCGGTCCTGAGAGAGGACAGAGCAAGAGCTAA
- the si:dkey-46i9.6 gene encoding E3 ubiquitin-protein ligase TRIM39 isoform X1, which yields MTLPLRRAGMASSGNLSEEQVHCSICLDVFTNPVSIPCGHNFCQNCILGYWKTSPLYQCPMCKKAFQKRPDISVNTVLREIAEQFKQIRVKSRDGKVEKEEDEIKTNKTKDRKWTTERRKKEDEVRLLEKDQFLEELKEKQEQRKLREDAKAEEDLPPLIPPIPPPRSPPVSRTQTSEIPTEVSPSPSPPMSSPISESSPAASTSSLAPSWVEEDVLCDVCLGEGRPKAIKSCLVCLTSYCEEHLKSHAARFTKHKLIEPVANMEDRMCPKHERLLELYCKKDQTCVCVLCTETDHRAHYTVPVEREWTDKKALLKRTEMEVQQMIQDRVKKVEEIKHAMELNKASAQKEVEESVQVFSDLVRSIQRTQAELVLVIEEKQRQTEQWAEGLMTHLEQEISELKRRHADLENVARTDHINFLKSFPALSCPPVVRDWSDTRVPTDTCVGMIRRSVSKLESTLNETVHKLIDSEIKKVQKYTVDVTLDPDTANPWLQLSQDRRQVRHLGAWQDLPEHPARFDTVVIVLGRCGFTSGRHYWEVQVGDKDDWYLGVAKSSVNRKGRISVSTAQGYWALAMKKSQGYRASTTPPQLLSLDAKPKRIGVYLDIEEGQVSFYDVKNRTHIFTFKDSFAEKILPFFYLYCCDKASDTMVIGPGPERGQSKS from the exons ATGACCCTGCCTCTTCGCCGTGCAGGGATGGCATCTTCAGGAAACCTTTCAGAAGAGCAAGTCCACTGCTCCATCTGCCTCGACGTCTTCACCAACCCCGTGTCTATACCCTGCGGACACAACTTCTGCCAAAACTGCATTCTGGGATACTGGAAAACCTCTCCTTTGTACCAGTGCCCCATGTGCAAGAAGGCGTTCCAGAAAAGACCGGACATCAGCGTGAACACCGTCCTGAGAGAGATCGCCGAGCAGTTCAAGCAGATCAGGGTGAAGAGCAGAGACGGAAAGGTTGAAAAAGAGGAAGACGAGATCAAAACGAACAAAACGAAAGATAGAAAGTGGACAACGGAGCGACGCAAGAAGGAAGACGAGGTGAGGCTGCTGGAAAAGGATCAGTTTTTGGAGGAGcttaaagaaaaacaagaacaacGTAAACTGAGAGAAGACGCGAAGGCTGAAGAAGACCTGCCTCCTCTGATCCCGCCAATCCCTCCTCCGAGATCTCCTCCCGTCTCCAGAACACAAACTTCCGAAATTCCAACTGAGGTTTCTCCGTCACCATCGCCGCCAATGTCTTCCCCGATCTCTGAAAGTTCACCTGCGGCTTCCACGTCTTCGCTGGCGCCATCTTGGGTCGAAGAAGACGTCCTTTGCGATGTTTGCTTAGGAGAAGGTCGACCCAAAGCCATCAAATCTTGCCTGGTTTGTCTAACTTCTTACTGTGAGGAACATCTGAAGTCCCACGCCGCGAGGTTCACGAAGCATAAGCTAATCGAGCCGGTCGCTAACATGGAGGATCGGATGTGTCCCAAGCACGAGCGGCTGTTGGAGTTGTATTGTAAGAAAGACCAGACGTGCGTTTGTGTTCTCTGCACTGAGACTGACCACAGGGCTCACTACACCGTCCCAGTCGAGCGGGAGTGGACCGACAAGAAG GCGCTGCTGAAAAGGACAGAGATGGAGGTTCAGCAGATGATCCAAGACCGAGTGAAGAAGGTGGAGGAGATAAAGCACGCGATGGAGctcaacaaa GCGAGCGCTcagaaggaggtggaggagagcgTGCAGGTTTTCTCAGACCTGGTCCGGTCCATCCAGAGGACCCAGGCCGAGCTGGTGCTGGTCATCgaggagaagcagagacagacgGAGCAGTGGGCGGAGGGACTCATGACCCACCTGGAGCAGGAGATCTCTGAGCTGAAGAGGAGGCACGCAGACCTGGAGAACGTGGCACGAACTGACCACATCAACTTCTTAAAG AGTTTCCCGGCTCTGAGCTGCCCCCCTGTGGTCAGAGACTGGTCCGACACTCGCGTCCCCACTGACACCTGTGTGGGGATGATCCGCAGGTCTGTGTCGAAACTGGAGTCGACTCTCAACGAAACCGTCCACAAACTCATCGACAGCG agaTCAAAAAGGTTCAGAAGTACACAG TGGATGTGACTCTGGACCCGGACACGGCTAACCCCTGGCTGCAGCTGTCCCAGGACCGGCGACAGGTGCGGCATTTGGGGGCTTGGCAGGACCTCCCCGAGCACCCCGCCCGCTTCGACACCGTGGTCATCGTCCTCGGCAGGTGCGGCTTCACTTCGGGACGCCATTACTGGGAGGTCCAGGTCGGAGACAAGGACGACTGGTACCTGGGCGTGGCTAAGTCTTCGGTCAACCGCAAAGGCAGGATTTCGGTCAGCACGGCGCAAGGATACTGGGCCCTGGCGATGAAAAAGAGCCAAGGTTACCGCGCGTCCACGACTCCGCCTCAGCTGCTCAGCCTGGACGCCAAACCCAAGCGGATCGGCGTGTACCTGGACATCGAAGAGGGGCAGGTTTCGTTTTAcgacgtgaaaaacagaacgcACATTTTCACGTTCAAAGACTCGTTCGCAGAGAAGATCTTACCGTTTTTTTACCTGTATTGTTGCGATAAAGCGTCGGATACGATGGTGATCGGGCCCGGTCCTGAGAGAGGACAGAGCAAGAGCTAA